The Panicum virgatum strain AP13 chromosome 3N, P.virgatum_v5, whole genome shotgun sequence genome includes the window TAGGTCGGCACGaggccggcgtcggcgtcggcctgcATGGCCTCCAGCAGCCTCGCCGGCTCCAGCGCGAAGTTGTTCTCCTCGCCGGTGGGGATGGAGCGGACGTTGGCGGGGTCGAAGCCGGCGAGGCGGCACGCCTTGAAGAAGGTGGAGTGGGTCTGGTCGGCGGCGTACACTGTGAGCCGTGTGATCCCGGCCATGCCGTCGGACCCgatccggcgcagcgccgcgtcGCGGGCCGCGACGAGCGTGACCAGCATCGCCTCGCTGGTGGTCCCGAGGATGACCCCGCCGCCGGTgcctcggccggcggcgcccgtgCGGTTCATGAAGCTCGGGGGCAGGCGCAGGAGCTGCGCGAGCCAGTCGAGCGCGAGCACCTCCATctcggtggccgccggcgacgcctgCCACGTGAAGCCGACGCTGTTCATCGCGGAGGCGATGAGCTCCCCGGCGATGCCGGCAGCGCTGTTGGTGGACGGGAAGAAGGCGAAGAAGTTGGGGCTGGCCCAGTGCGTCATCCCGGGCACGACGGCCTCGCGGAGCTCCTTCATGGTGACACTGAAGGGTGCGGAGCAGGTGGGCGGGGCGGAGTGGAGCAGGCGGCGCAGGTAGCCGGGCTCGACGCTGGGGAGCACGGGCAGGGACTCGACGGACTTGTAGTAGTCACAGATGAAGTCGACGGACGTGTGGAGGTAGGAGCGGACGTCGTCGGCGTTGAGGGGCTGGAAGCTATCGGCATCGCCGGTGGAGAAGGTGGCAGGGTTGGTGTCAAGGCTGCCCATGTCGATCAACACGGACGATCGATCGAGCTAGTGGCCGGGTCGTTACTACTACTTCTCGATCGATCGAAAAAGATAGCAAGCTCGATCTAGATGGAGCTTGATGAGATCGTTCAACGAT containing:
- the LOC120667347 gene encoding tryptophan decarboxylase 1-like, yielding MGSLDTNPATFSTGDADSFQPLNADDVRSYLHTSVDFICDYYKSVESLPVLPSVEPGYLRRLLHSAPPTCSAPFSVTMKELREAVVPGMTHWASPNFFAFFPSTNSAAGIAGELIASAMNSVGFTWQASPAATEMEVLALDWLAQLLRLPPSFMNRTGAAGRGTGGGVILGTTSEAMLVTLVAARDAALRRIGSDGMAGITRLTVYAADQTHSTFFKACRLAGFDPANVRSIPTGEENNFALEPARLLEAMQADADAGLVPTYVCFTVGTTSSNAVDPVGAVADVAARFKAWVHIDAAYAGSACICPEFRHHIDGVERVDSISMSPHKWLMTCLDCTCLWVRDWHRLTGSLETTPEYLKNDVSDSGIVTDLKDMQVGTGRRFRGLKLWMVMRTYGAAKLQEHIRSDVAMAKMFEGLVRADDRFEVVVPRNFALVCFRIKPHGAMAEEEAEEANRELMERLNKTGKAYLAHTVVGRKFVLRFAVGSSTQEERHVRSAWELIQKTTTEMMMEGSIGEII